The following is a genomic window from Dioscorea cayenensis subsp. rotundata cultivar TDr96_F1 chromosome 10, TDr96_F1_v2_PseudoChromosome.rev07_lg8_w22 25.fasta, whole genome shotgun sequence.
aatcctaattaaATATGGGTGGTTGGTTGGCACTTTTTCTAAAAAGTCTATTATTCACTAAAATAACATTAAACGTGTCTTTTAATTTCTACTCTAAAAACTACTCTTTTTTGAAAtactagttatttttttaaaaaaaattattcccaAATAATTGTaggtgttattttttttttttcaattttactttaatttaattttctaagttatataaataaaaataattatattcataatCCCAAGATAGATTATGATtctaaaaatagaataatttaataatttggtccatttttatgttaaattttgaaaaaataaatgttacTTTTAATTCTTGTACAAAATCCTTAATCCTTAATCAACATATATTTTCaaagagtaattaaaaaaaacaatcaacaatcaatttcaaattaaacattttacaaTTAAACACTTTTTTTAAGCATACTTCTCTAAATCGATTGGACAAGCTTAAGATGCCTATATTAAAAAACGCTAAGGCACAGTTCGATCTAAATTCTAAAGATGCTGATTACGTTATATCAAATTTAACGGCCATTGTGCAACCACCTCTTGTTCACATCTCTTTTATTTACTCCTCCCGAGTCTCAATTTTTTGATAAAGCACCAAACtataacttctttttttttaattttaagatccaaacttcaatttgaattaaaatagttactcaatttcaattttgtttacCAAATAATTACTATAAagattaaagattttttttttttatgtaaaagcCAAAAATTCTATGTCATAACGTACATGATGCATATGCACCCAACTAATTTGTTTACagagaatttttaaatataagatcataaaaaataaatcggATTCACTCAGATAACCACCaagtgaaataaaatcaaacttgaaaaattatattgattcaaattgaaatttggatttcaaaatgaagaaaaaaaacatgttctattaaaaaatttatcagtCCCTACTTCAACAACTCCACAACAATTCTATCCTACTGATCTCTAGCATTGCGCTACTTAACTTCCAActtttttatgagatattttacGCGGTTAGGGCGTGCAAACAGCTCATGAAATTTAGTTTGTCTTTAAATGAAGTAGGCTGCCAAACTTtttcaattttagaaaaaagttCAGGTAAGCTGGagattggtttatttatttaataaaattaatacgCTTTAACTCAAACAAAAGAGAGAGTTGGGTCCAAACGAACGCATGTCGAGCACACATGGCTCATCCCGGCCTAGGCTTAAGCTTTGTTTTGAGTACACCTATTGATGGCTGGCTGGCTGGCCATCTTCTAGACATACCTTCAGTGGCTCTCGCATATGGGACAGCAGGCCATCCATACCTCTTGGATGTTTTTCACCAGTGCCATTCCTTCCTTTCTCTGTTTTCTCTATTTAATATtacaattacaaaaaaattatatatatatatatatatatatatatcgtttaCACGTTACTTGGCCATTCTCAGGtccttatttttaaaatagtggAGTAGATGCGTTCACTTCAGCGCAACCATGGACTGCAcacaaaaagtaataataatgtCATGAATGGAGAGCAGCGTATATCACTCAGATGATTGCAGAGATGAGTCACCAAAACAAGAAGCCATAGTGCTGCCGTGCAAGTAGATCTCCTGGTAAATTAGAAGCATGGGCATGGTTCCTCCCATTTTGTGGCCTTCCTGTACTCTGTTTTGAAGTACATGTTGCCACTTGCCATCAATAAATTGTAGATAATGTTAAATTATAAGTGAACCATTTATTGTACACCTAATAAGCTATACAGCACTGCAAAAATtcttattgaaaacataaatgaTTTTCATCTTATTTGTAAGGATGCCATCTAAAGGAGTTGCTTGTCACATGAAACAAAACTTGTACTATCAAAGACCAAGCTAATAATTAACAAGAAACTAACAGAGTGTTGAAAACTATTTCCTTTCCTGATTGTTTATCCGATGGTAAGTTCATTATTATTCCTTCACGAAACTACTTGTGACAGAGATCAAAACACTGTCACAAAACACTCTATATTCAATCAACTGAAGAATaatatgcattatatatatatatatatatatttgtgcatAATGATTTATTAAACCTCTACAATTAATGAGTCCACACCTTGATAGTTTCATTAGAGCAAGAGTTGCGTCTAAAAGCTTGTATGTCAATAGACGCCCATCCGTGCCTTTCCTTACCTCTTGAAGATGATAAATCCCATGAAGCATGGATCGAGCATCTTCCTTTTATTTCCTCTTCAAGTCCTCTTTAaagataaatgaaaacataaaagaaagtAAGGCagacaagaaaaaaatggttAAGCTACATTACGGAAGCAGAGAACACAATAACCTAACAGTACCTATCAAACCAAAGAAACACATTGGTCCTAATTATGCTAAATTGTCCCTTTAATACCCCCGATATGAATTGTCTGTAGAAAGTCCCTCAATTCAATCGGGAAATTCAAGTCTAATCCTTAGTGTTCGGTTTTCAATCAGGCAATGCTGAGTTGGTATTTTCACCCaataaaattcttgaaaaaaataaaaactaacgcTAACCCTAATCCATCGGGAAATACTACAGTGTGCTCACTCCCAAAGACCCTTCCATAGGGATCTCAAAATCCTTCCCTAATAACAGTAGTAGGAGGGATTCTGAGCTTGGATCGCAGTCCTCCGCCCCAACGGCCTGATCTCCATGAGGTTCCTCGCAGGGAACCAGACCATTCTGGTTGTCAGTAAGGGCAGTGGTGGTGGGTCGGGGGTGAGCGACGCTGATGTGGCAGCAGGATTAACCACTGGGGAGAGGGCAAACTTCAGGTTTGGATCCAATTTGGATCTGGATCCGAATAGTTTCATTATAGTTTACTTGTTGGTAAACAACTTAAccaagtttattttattttttattttttcttcattctcaAATTTTAATTGGTAAGAATACGTTAGCGGAAAATTCAACGTGTGAATTTCTCTATTGAAAAAATTGAGGGATCTGCTACgaacaatttatattaaggggataaaaagaaaacaatatgaCATAATTAGGAAGACCAAATAGAATATTctacttaaataataaatcctTGGCCACTCAACCCTAATATATTATCGAGGCACCTAATCTTAACCTCCTAATAACAGGAATTGATGGTTCATAAGTCAGGAAAGTTGCATAAAATGGTTGCGCACCACACCACACACAACACATACACACATGCATGtacatataaaacaaaattttatgaatatatgTTTGGTGCACCCTTGCTGGAGAACCTTCCATTAACATAAAATCTACTGACACAAATTGAGGATAAAAACCTTAAAATAACAAGCCCTGACGAGAAGAAAAGATCttttgtttaaatagaaatattttgCTAAAACCAATCTTTAAAATGAGCTGAACAAACAAATgcgacatttttttttttaagaacagGACCCATGTTGGACgtgaaaatgaataatattaagcCCAAAGCTGATATGTTTTCAAGACTAATCACAAAAGAAATCTAATATGCAAAGTGAGATAGACAAATGTCATCACCTATGTCACCATAATGCAATTATTTAATCTACCCATCATAATAAGCCCACTATCAGTATAAAATGCATCGCAAGCAGCACATTGATCTTGAattgaaatcattaattttcCCAACATGACTTTGATCAATGTACCAAGAGACTCCAGGTGAAATTTTAGTAGTTAAATGAAAAAAGAATACTTACAATAGATCAATCCCGCCAAAATTCTGGTGGTGATCTCTGCTCAAATTAGAGACAAATGGTCATCAGAAATAAAACAACAGCCAAGCCATTAGCCAATCAAGATATAACTATCATCAAGTTGGGTATAAACTGCAGACTACCGCTAAATGCATGCCAATCATCAAATTCATAACTGTACATTTAAAAGTTACAAAAAACagataaaataatttcttttttctcaaCACCATGAAGCAAAAATTCAGCTGCAGtgcttctaaaattttaaaattcagaaAAGACTGCCATCATTGACCATATCTTTAGCATGCTTTCTAACTAAAACTACTGACTAGACAAACAGACGGACACACTATTATCAATGTAACTGGCATTCACAAATAACCCATACCAAGGATTTTCACAAAAATTACATGAAATTCCATTGAAATAATTACTTGAGACTCTTTTCTCCAATTATATACGAGAACAATGGAGCGCATTTTTCATAAAACAGAATTACACCAACTAAGAAGTTTCCAAATTCTTTTGAAacatatttctaaaaattttaagaaatattttgCTGAATACACCACGTATAGGTAGtgtaacaaataaaaacatttgcATTTAAATATCAAACAGTCTTCTGAAAATCgcacgcgcacacacacacatatggtTATCTACACCATCATGATATCACATATGCACACACAGTAATCACTGTCTAAATAACTGGAATTATCTacaatttgtaaataaataatagaaagaaacaaagattAATGATAAGGAAAACGTGATCCACATGTCTAATTGAGAGTGGGCTATTCATAAAACTCTCATAAATTAAGGAGGCAAGAAATACAGATTCACGATCAAGGACAACACAGATCCATGTCTAATAAGGGCGGGTTATTAACAATACACtcataaaataagttttaaaaaaacaaagattcatGATCAAGGACGTTAAAAATACACACAGAAAGACCAACAAAACTAAAAAGCAGGGCATTGGCATCAGCAAATTTCTCAACTCTTGATTCTTGAGTTAAggtaaaacaaaaattaaagacatGATAAAATCACGAACCTGTACACTGTTGTTAACTTGAATGCCATAAAAGTATCCAGACCTCGTGTGGTTATTGAAGAAGGGAAACCTAACCTCCTTCTTGCCCTATTCAGTGGGCAATGGCCAGTTAACAAATCAAGAACCAAGGTTCcgaaaaataaatcaaggaaAAACGTAGATAAATAGTAGAAAAGAAGGGTGAAATGATTCAACCTTTTAGAAGGCATCCAGACCAAGTGCAGGGAAAGCCGGTTCCGTGATATGAAAAGGAACGCTGTCAATCGTGAGAGCTCCTCCTCCGCTCCATGTCTCCCTGAACCCACTCCTTCTCCTTAAGAAATCACACAGATCTTGATAAAAATTCGAAGATGAACACCAGAACATTgcaagaaaaccaaaaataaatccAGAAATCAACAAAATGGGTTCAAGAAAACCCTTGAAATCTGAAAAACCAGAAATCTAGCGACAAAACCCTGTTTCTGAGATGACATATGACCTGACCTGATTTTCGAAGAAGAAGGAACCCGTGAAGATGGAAATCGAAATCCTCGGAAGCGGAGAAGTAGTTgtagcaccaccaccaccaccaccactactaGGGTTTGGCGTCGGAGCAAAGAGACGAAGCGAGGGAgcgggaaagaaagaaaagaaggtttGGTGACTgaaatgaagagagagagagagagagagagaatgaagcAACATGGAGACTATTTATAGTGGTCCATAGTTTCTGAAATAGCAGTGCTAAATGACGTGATTACCCCCATGTTACTTTATGAGAAATTTGAATTACAAATGGGATTAATTTTGAGCATCGTTTATTAATTAacatgcttttctttttcagtCTAGTGAACGGTAATTATGCTTTTGGACTTCGTTTTCTAAAGCAACCGCACCGGTAAAATCTAAAAGCCAATGATGAACACTCTCAATCACTTTGGCATATATTCCCAAAATATCTtcaccaataataataataataataataataataatagtaagtTAGTAACACAAAAAATTCCAAACCTAAATTATTAAAACCgttaactttattttattttattttttttaataaaatagattaaccgtatacattaaataaaacagaaaaaaaaaaaacatataaacttATCAATTTAaacttattaaataaataaataaattttttgaaaaaacaaaaaaccaaaaatacaaacttatcaatatataaaaataatggcaTCTTCAATAGGATATTTGTATTTGAGTGTTTCATCCCTCTTCTTGCTCTTCCTGCTCTCAATATTCAAGATTGTTGAGAGTTCGAATCCTAAGCTAGTCCATAATTGtgaaatatacaaaattaaaataataaatataaatataacacaTATTAtcatatacaaaattaaaataataaatataaatataacacaTATTATCATATGCAAAAAGATTTCTGAAAGTTCCTCAGCCATTAAgccattaataaatttttttttagtaaagtaCAATAACTACTGCACAAAAAGcaaacaagcaagcaaaggaGAGCTACGTTCTTATTATGTATGTTCCACCTTTTGCGAGAAACTAGACTTACAAAAATACTATGAATCTCACAGCTTGAACTCCTTCTGGGTCTATTGAATTATGCTTCTATGCTGCATTTCTCCAGGCTTGGCAACTCTTCTTGTGTTTCTTTCCTTGTTGAGATTCCCAGTTTCATACCCACTGAAACCAGAGTTTCCAGTGATCTCTCACTGTTTGcaacaagatcttcatcaatctgAATAGCATCCTGTGAATAACATTATGAAATATGAGTAAAATATAGTCAGTTGCATTTCTAACAAAGTtgaacatggatgatgatgatgatgatgatgaacaaagAGAAACCTTTTCAAAGATACAAATTACAGTGCTTCCGCCAAATGAAAAATAGCCGAACTGCAAAATGTGAGAACATTTATTGTGATTAATGGGATGTATATGATGTAATGCAATGTGGAATTGAAGCAATTTGGTGGTATATTTCAATGTAAAGAAGAACCTCATCTCCTTTATGGACATAATCACCCTGCTTTCTTACAAAAGTCATGCTTCCTACCATTGTGGCTCCAATGGCAACAAATGCAACCTGCGACAAATAATGGAAAAACACAGTAGCCTCATTACATGATATAAATGCGATGGATTGAAACTCAATAAATAACGCGTGCAAACCTTTCCGAACTCTTTAGTTGAAATGATGGATACAGTGCGTTTATTCTCAGTGAAAACATTACAATACTTGCTGTTTACAGCAATTGGATTGACCTGGAAATAACCGATAAATGATTTAATTcgattgaaaattattttatgcaTAGATTAATTATATGTACATACTGTGTATAGGCATCCTGGAATCTCCAGAAAACTTTCTATTACTCCTGAAACTGGAAGATGAAATCGATGATAATCCTGCAAGCATTAAGTAGGCAAGCAACTGGTGGCGAACAGCATCTGGCAGATATAAACAGCAAGTATTGAATGTAGGAATGAGTGGAACCTGTGGTGCCAGTCGAAAAATCACCAATGATCCATGCATAAAGGCCTCAGAGCTCAAACCCACACCTAGAAGACCTTGAATTGAGAATTTGCGACCCTAGCGATAAAAAGATGGCAATTAGTATTATGTCACCCGGAAATCATTTATAGTACTGTGAGAGAAGAACTGCATATGCTACTCCAATTGACTCCCAGAAGCATGTCAAACGCTAGTATCACTCTTTCAAATTCTTATCTAAATGGAGAAGAAATTTCACCTTAATCCAAAGCCTCAAACTATCATCAACTGATTTAAATGCCATTAAACGGCTGTCAGCAGCGCAAACAGCAATATTGCCATCATCCTCATGGGCAATAGGTCTTGCCCCTGGCTTCAACTCtcttataaaaaattcattaaacgTCTGCAACTCACAAGAAGAAAATTTGTAACAGAAAACCCGTACATATGTGCTACTACaattacatgcatattcatgtAAGTATGCATCTCAAATGGGCCACCATGGTACCTTAAAGTGCTCGATGGGATACTTAATCTCATCCAAT
Proteins encoded in this region:
- the LOC120270079 gene encoding uncharacterized protein LOC120270079 isoform X4 — protein: MPSKRARRRLGFPSSITTRGLDTFMAFKLTTVYRDHHQNFGGIDLLVQEGHKMGGTMPMLLIYQEIYLHGSTMASCFVHGCAEVNASTPLF
- the LOC120270079 gene encoding uncharacterized protein LOC120270079 isoform X1, with translation MPSKRARRRLGFPSSITTRGLDTFMAFKLTTVYRDHHQNFGGIDLLGLEEEIKGRCSIHASWDLSSSRGKERHGWASIDIQAFRRNSCSNETIKWQHVLQNRVQEGHKMGGTMPMLLIYQEIYLHGSTMASCFVHGCAEVNASTPLF
- the LOC120270079 gene encoding uncharacterized protein LOC120270079 isoform X3; amino-acid sequence: MPSKRARRRLGFPSSITTRGLDTFMAFKLTTVYRDHHQNFGGIDLLGLEEEIKGRCSIHASWDLSSSRVATCTSKQSTGRPQNGRNHAHASNLPGDLLARQHYGFLFCPWLR
- the LOC120270079 gene encoding uncharacterized protein LOC120270079 isoform X2 produces the protein MPSKRARRRLGFPSSITTRGLDTFMAFKLTTVYRDHHQNFGGIDLLGLEEEIKGRCSIHASWDLSSSRGKERHGWASIDIQAFRRNSCSNETIKSTGRPQNGRNHAHASNLPGDLLARQHYGFLFCPWLR
- the LOC120270079 gene encoding uncharacterized protein LOC120270079 isoform X5, whose protein sequence is MPSKRARRRLGFPSSITTRGLDTFMAFKLTTVYRDHHQNFGGIDLLGLEEEIKGRCSIHASWDLSSSREYRKATKWEEPCPCF